ATCCGTCGCATCTGGAGGCGGTGAATCCCGTGTCGATGGGTAAAGCACGGGCCAAGCAACTCGCACTTGCTGACGGTCCGTACGACGTACAGGGCGTGGATGAATACCATCGTTCGAAGGTGCTGAACGTTCAAGTGCACGGCGATGCCGCCTTTCCCGGCCAGGGTATCAACCAGGAATGTTTGATGATGGCGAATGTGCCACACTTTGAGGTGGAGGGCACGATACATCTGATTGTGAACAATCAGGTCGGCTTTACGACACCAGCTGAACGGGGTCGCAGTACGCGGTATGTTTCCGATCTGGCAAAATCAATCATGGCACCGATCGTACACGTCAATGGGGATGATCCGGAGGTAAGACCAGACAACAGTGTGGCTAAAAGAGTGGAAAGAAATTGTTAACAATTCTAAGATGTAGCTTTTTTGTCAACCTCTCATTGCTCACTCGATAACTACAGGCACTGGCAGGCGTTACGAAGATTGCCGTCGAATATAGGCAAAAGTTTGGCAAGGATTTCTTTATCGATCTGAACTGCTTCCGACGCTGGGGACACAACGAATTGGACGACCCCACGATGACAAATCCACTGCTGTACAAGGTGATACACGCACGGAAGTCTATCCCGGACGTGTACGCGGACAAGCTTATCGCAGCCGGTGTGTTTGACCAGCAAGACGTGGACGCGATCTCGAAGAGTCATCAGAACTATCTGACCGCAGAACTGCAGGCGCATGAGCAGTACGAACCGGAGCGCTCCTATTTCGGCAAACAGTGGAGTGGACTACAGCAACCCGGTGATGAAGTAACCGTCTGGAATACGGGTGTCGATTATCGGTTGCTAAGTCACATCGGCCAGGAGAGTGTAAAGCTTCCGGAAGGTTTCGTGAGTACTAGCGGTTGCTGTTGATGTACAGTTTAATCGAAACACTTTTGCACCTATTTGCAGAATGTTCATCCGCATCTTCAGAAGATACACATCGATGCACGGTTGAAGAGGCTCGCCGAAGGTCAACGGATTGACTGGGCAACGGCGGAAGCGATGGCGATCGGAAGTTTGATGTACCAAGGGTATAACGTCCGTCTAAGCGGTGAAGATGTCGGAAGGGGGACGTTTTCCCAGCGACACGCCATGCTGGTCGATCAGCAAACGAATGAGATCTTCATTCCCCTGAACGCAATGGCGGCGGGCAGCCCGAATACTGGACGGTTTGAACTAGCGAACAGTATACTTTCGGAGGAAGCTGTTCTTGGGTTCGAGTACGGCATGGCTATCGATAGTCCCAACAATTTGGTACTGTGGGAAGCACAGTTCGGTGATTTCTTCAACGGTGCACAGATCATCATCGATACGTTCCTGGTTAGCGGTGAAAGTAAGTAACGAGACGAGTATTCCAACAACAGCTCGTTTAAGTTGACATCACTTTTACGTATGATCTCACAGCTAAGTGGATGGTCTGCAATGGTCTGGTGATGTTACTACCGCACGGTTATGATGGTGCCGCTTCCGAGCACAGTTCCTGCCGCATGGAACGCTTTCTGCAGATGACGGACTCGCGGGAAACAAGCCCCGACGGTGACGCGGTCAACTTCCAGGTTATTAATCCATCCACACCCGCCCAATACTTCCACGCGCTACGCCGTCAAATGATACGCAACTTCCGGAaaccgttggtggtggtagcaCCGAAGACGTTACTGCGCCTCTCGGACTGTGTGTCACCGCACGGTGACTTTGCGCCGGGCACACACTTCCAGTCGGTGCTGGCCGACCCGGAGCATGGTGCGCGTATCGATCCGAAGCGCGTACGACGCGTTGTGCTGTGTAGCGGCAAACACTACTACACACTGCAGGCCGAACGGAAATCGCGCCAGGTCAGCGATGTTGCACTGGTGCGGTTAGAATCGCTCTGCCCATTCCCGGTGCAGGCCATAAGGGATGAGCTGGCAAAGTACGCGAACGCGCGTGAGTTCGTTTGGAGCCAGGAAGAGCACCGCAACATGGGCGCATGGACATTCGTGCAGCCTCGCTTTGAAAACATGTGTGAACGTAGGGTAAGTATTAGATTAGTTGTAATAATTAATGTAAAGTTTTCACATAATCACCTTTGTTTTGTAGATTCAGTACCGTGGCCGTCCAGAAGCTGCTACCGTTGCCGTCGGTGTCAGCCAGTGGCACGTGAAAGAGGCTGAGGAAGTGATTAAAACCACCTTGTATTAAACCTTTCTCTTCCTGATTTttaaccatcatcatctccaTGTAATTTTGGGGATTTTTATTTAACGTTCATTCGTGGAAACAAAATGAGACCGTACATCACTGTGTGGGAGAGTTGATAAACGATTTTGCAAATTAActatttatgttttggtatCATTTCGTTGAGTATCTGATTGAGCATCAGACTAAGCACTGCTGGGGCAGGTATTCTATAGagtatttgttttactgttgcaCATGTTATAATCCTTGTTTTGTTCTCGATAGGTTCTATGCACCAATGAGCATAGTCGAAGTCGGTCGGTCTGCCTATACTGCACTATTAAAAGGGATAGTGTCTATCACCATTGATATCATTCGATATCTGAGTCTTATTGAGCCTTGCGTTTCTGTAAAAGTTTCACGAGATATTCGGTGCCATATTGATCTTCTTATAAACGATAACTTTTAAGGCTTTCTTGCTATCCTATTGATGTGTGTTCAGTTTGATCCTATCCTCAACTGTATCGTCTGTCTCCGAAAGTGGATCAACataatatgatgtttttttttgctaactaGTTTTACTCAATTTGCTTAGAACACATCTAACTTTTGAAAATGAATTATAAATGggttacacattttttacactttctaaattataattatctaagcaaaaatacacacatacaaaactgcTACACAAAATCCGAtaaggaaagggaaaaaatccaaataaaatgatttataACTTTCACGatgtataaataaacataaacatttctGTAGATTCTAGTCTGACACTGTGTCGTTTGATAGTGATGTACGGGACTATTTAAGAACTGGATTTATCCAAAACAGGCAGTAACGCCCCTTCGCGTAACACACTACTTCCGATAACGATTTCACTCGGTGAACGATGCGATCGGTGTTAGATGTTTGGCGAGTGTGTTGATGTAATCAAACGTTTGCAATATTAATTTGTCGTCCGTCCGATAGATCGCCTCAAAGCCCCGATGCAGTACAGCCACATACGGTACGTCACTGTCCACCAGAAACTTCGCAAACAACATCGCATTTTCGTGCGACACACTTACGATAATCGTTATTACCGGCTGGCGGCGGAGGTACGCCTCCAGCCGTGGTACATTCAGCGCATCGAGTCGGGGTTCCTTCAGCGAGACGGAGCTGAACGGTATGTTGATGCTGTTCTCGATCGCTACCTTCCGATAGTCGAGACTGCTGCGAATGTCGAGGATGGCGGTACTGGCGGGCCGATCACGCAACAACCGTATCAGATCGTACACGCTGATGCGTGGATGTAGCTCCGCCTGCACCTCACGTAGATCGTCCTCTGTGTAGTTAAGATCCTACGAAGcgtacaataaattaataagcGTCTTTATGTTGtttaaaaaactaaataaccTTGCAGCAACGAAAGGTATCTGCTACTCTGTGATCTTTTCGTGCATAATTCCTTGGTAACAAGGTATTAAATCACAGAGGGTGCAGAGAATCCTATCGTCTGTACAAGGTCCAATACCTAATACATACAAACTCTTCCGGGCCTTCCTCGTGCAGGGCATACTTCCGATACGTGATGCTTTTCGGTGTGAACTGATACATGGTTTCGGAGTCATTGACGCACGATTCGATCACAATGTCGGGCAGATCGCTAAACAGCAGGATGCATTCGTTGAAGCCTGATTTTAGCAGTGTGCTCTTGAGCTGCTTCAGTATCGCAATGCCGATAAAGAGTGGATAGGAATTGTCGCCCAGTATCAACTTGTCCCAAAGATGGAATATTTTATGCAGCGGAAAAACGTCTGGAAGATAAAAATTGCATGTCAAGGTTAGAGTGTGCAGATATAACTACAATATTTCTAATATATCAGATATTTACGGCTAAACATTGTTAAAAACCACGGAATCGCGTACAACTCTGGTATGAAGTTGATGCCGTGAAGGTGTTTGGCGAGTGCCGGCTCGTGGAAGAATATCAACTGAAAGAACTTCACCAGATACTCTTTAATGATCGACGAGTTGTCCTTCAGGAAGAATAGATGCAGATACTTTGGGATGAACTTGTACAGGCTAAGAAACGCACGTTCCTCGTTGTTGAAGTTCAGGTACAGGAACGGTGCGGTCAGCGAGTCTAGACCCTGCCAGTAAACGTATTGCGGATGTGCGGATACCCACGCCTTTAGCAGGCGCTTAAGCTTCGCGTGTCCTTCCGGTGCGGACAGCAGCTCGTTATACTGATGGCATCGCGGTATGTCTACCTCTATCTGGCGATCGGTGTGCGTTGGACTGCATTTGTCCAGCCGCTCGTACATCCCATTCTCGACCACACCGAGCAGGCAGGCCCAAACCTGACCCCGGAACAGCGGAGGTATATCTTTAGCGGCAAATGAGCGCAACAGATCGTGCGTGTATGGGTAGCCTTGCAGCAGCGTGTTAAGCAATACGATCCGATGGAACTGATAAATCATGTCCCGCTCACGAATGACAAGCGGCAGTTCGGTTTTAAATATAGGTGATTCGAGGTAGGCGTCGGTGTTGTAGATCAGCGGTAGGTAATCCTCCTCCGGGATGGCGGATAGCCGCTCCAGGAGTGTGTTGAAGTTAAGGAAAATGATACGATTGTCGTGCAGGAAGCTTTGACTCTTCGGTGGGGAGATTGATTTACCATTGAGCATCACCAAACTTTAGGGTTAGAAAATGAAAACGTAGAAAAAGAATATTAGAAACGGAACTAAAAAGTTCTAGCTATAATAGCATTTGATTATAGGAGCCTTACTTCGGTAAAGAAAGTATTGGTGCCTCACTCTTGATGAGGCCTTCCTTTTTCAGTTCCTGCTGTACATCTCCACCGGCCAACTGCCAAAGATAGTAGATCTGGCTAAGGGATAGATGCTTCTCGACCAACGTTAAACCACTGCTGTCGGCGGTTGGCGAACTGCAAAGCcgcacaaaatcaaacaccgGATCATCAAGTGCTTCTTTTGCTAGGGGACGCTTTCGTGGCGAAATGGTGAGGCATTCCTCCACGATTCGTCTTAGTCCAGCGTCCATCGCTTCGTACACCTCTAGCCTGTTGTGTTCGCGTGCAATCTTCTCGAACACATTCTGCGTGTTGACGAGGCTGAGCACCTTCCGCATGATCTGGGATAGCTTGAGCGACTCCCAGAGCGTACATCCAAGTGCTAGCTCTGCCAGTACAATGCCTAAACTCCATACATCGCTCTTCACGTTTTCCCGGCTGCCCAGCAGTACCTCCGGTGCGAGGTACCGTACATTTCCAATCGGAAATGACACGTACCGACCGCCGCACGTCATGTGATAAAGCCCGTAGTTGTACAACTTTACACTAAAGTCCCGGCTCACCATCACGTTGCTCGGATCCAGATTACGGCACACTAACCCGCACTGGTTGAGATGAGCTAGTGCGCTCAACACCTGGTACCCGATACGCAACAACGTCTCCTGCTTATTGTTCTCGCCGATGAATGTTTCCGACAGAGGGCAACCAACGTATTCCTGAACGATTATTGTCCGTTCTGTGAaaagagagaggaagagagcATCGTTATTAATTCAGGATTGTGCCACGAAAATCTAAACATACCGTGCTTGCCCCGAATCGCATCGAGGTAGGTGCATAGATTCTCGTGCCGGAGTGCATCGGATTTCAATAACTGGGCACGACCAAAAATACCGATCGAGTTGGGCGTCAGTGGTAACCCGTTCGTACCGCAGCACTCATCGTTCGGGTGTGCCTTCGCGAAGAACGTCAGCACGGAAATGCGATAGTTTAGCTTCGATGGCGCCATCGGTACCACAGCTCCGCTTTCGACGGAACAGCCGCGAAATATGCTACCACTCTGGTACTCGGACGCAGTACGACGCTCCGTCGACGAGTTGGTTACCTTCATTCCAACGTGCCCGTTGCAATGCTAAACACCGAAGTAGCAGACCTTTGCAGAATGTTTACCGGTAACCAATACGCCCCTTTCTATAAACTGCCGCACGTTTacgctaaaaaaaacaagaacaaaagaagcggtttatattttattcattcacTACCTTCTCCTCTTCTGTCGTCTTGCTTCACACCACAGTGTATTGATTGTTGTGGATTTTGTACGTTAGAAACAAGTATTGTAATAAGTGCTTACGTTCAATCAATTCAccgtaacaaacaaaaagtttaTTATGTTGTGCTTGATAACAAGAATTGGGCAAAAGCCAGCTGACAGTGGTGACAGCAGGTTTATCATTGTTTGCCTGCACCAAGGAAATGCAGGGTTACTCCAAGAGAGTTGTACGAATCATTCGAGAAGCATGAATGAATTGATCGATGAATGGAATTccaaagggaaacaaacaaaatcgctTGCCTCTTTTAATATGTGTTACATTAAACtttgtgttaaaaaataacgggttaaaaacataaacctatttttattatatttattttttatacgtTAATGGAATAGTTTTCGTCAAATATTTCAGCTTTTCAAGAACGTGCGTGATACACGATGAAGATCTACAGGTAGGGAAGAAGGAACTTCTATGCTGATTAAGATGGAACGGGAGCATCGAATTGGATAGTTCGAGGGATAGGGAACATCTTAAACAGCTGTTTGCCAAACTCGTTTTAATTTATGTCTGTGGTTTTGCAaggttttgatatttttttttcaatgtaacgACCTATGTGGTCATGATTTTCATAACTTAGGTGACTTATGTTTATCACTTAATAGATAGTCAGTGTCAGGGAAACCACAAATCGCAAAATGTAtagaaaaaatgcaacaaattagAATAAGAGTGTTGAAATTTGATAGTCTAAACATGCTACAGCAAAATAGAAGTTTATCTCTTAATTCCTTAAGTTGTATTAATCAACTTTGTTTGACAAAACTTACTTTTGAGCTGTTAAATATTGATCAACATTGAAATATAGCAACAGTTAATACAGACCCACGTTATCAAACATATAAAACCTTCAAGTTCAACGTACATTATTgagttcaataaaaaaaaaacttcatttaaCATAACTttctttatgaaaaaaaaaaatattaattacaccACTCTACATCCATAATCAAATAATCTATCGTCGCTGGTCAAGAGCGTATTAagtattaagaaaaaaaactcgaaacaGGAAATTCACACGTGTTTGCGCGCAGTTGTAATTAAGACATTTGTCATACGTTACGCTCCCATGTTGGAGAATTTGATAAACGTTcaatacataatttaaaaaaaaaggaaagcttcCGCTCATGGCTTGGTTAAACCATTTCGCTTCAGATTTTGCAGTGGAGAACCTACACAAGTATCAAAACCTTGATCAAATCAGTTTGCGACTGGGTCGAACTGGCTCAAAAAGCCACCAGCAAAAAGTAAGCAATCGACAACTTGAACAAATCATTTACTCTAGTTCGTTATCGTAATACAATCCGCTACGGTTTTCTAGAGCCTCCAACGCTCGATGTGAAAGAATTATCAAAAAGAGCGACAACCGTTTCTAcacttttttataaatataaacGTGTGTAACTTTctagttaattttattttttatgtttttgcgTACAGACTGTATAATTTCGCCCAAGTTCACAATACTTTTGATTATTGGAATCGGCATGTCGAGGAGCACGTTTTTTGGTTAATCTATTTCGCGGAGCCGAATTTAATTGCATGGAGTTTTTTTGCGTGCTTTCATTCGTGCCCTCTGGCCTCAGTGCGGCCagtaaaacattgaaatttaatcCTCGTTTTTGCGATCTGATTCCATACCTTATCACTTCCAAGTTCTAATGTCATAGAGCATATGCGTTGTGGATTATAAAGCACTTAGCAATTGATTTAATAATAGTTTTTACCATTGattttataaagaaaaaaacatctaacTTTGGTATAAAACAAAGTATTAGATGTATTTAAGGTATCTTAGGACTCTTGTCTTAGCAGTAATGTATCATAGTAGTACAAACATGACAGACGTTTACTAGCTGTCAACTAACTAAATGCTGTTCACTCAAAACTCATAACGAGTTATTAAACATGCAGCAAAATTTACTCTTCGTTCAGCATCTCTGTATCACGATCATCTTGACATACTGTAGAAAATATTGGCAAAGGACAGTGTAGTAATCACGGCAGATCATGCCAATGAACCTTTTCATCCCATACCTACATTTGATAACAGTAGACACTTGGATGTGGCTGTcgatgaaaagaaatgaatcCATCACGTGTGACGTATATCATGAAAGGCGGGACAGTATAAATGCGTCTCCTCTACTCCAAACGCATTGCCTGCCAGCACAAGCAAGAGGCATATACGCACGCATACATCCGAGCACGCGCATCGAATGTCGACAAGCAGGGACGTGGAGTTCATTTTCCTACCCGATGCAGCGGTTCGCCAGCATTCATTCCAGTTCGATCGTTGGCCGGAGCAGTAGCAAAGTTGCTAAGCGGTGTGCGCGCGTGCTTGGTTCGGGGAGCCTTCGATGTGAAAAGCCAATGTCCGCAAACCATTCAAAAGCAGTGTATTGCAAAAGTGTTTATATGATCTATATCTGTCTGCATATGTGAACGTGCCGATGTGGGTgtaaatttgcaaacaaatttccaaCGATCTTACGACCTGTTTTACGTGCATTAGAACCAAGAAGAATATTAAAAGGTGattttgttataatttatCTCATTTTGATCGTGCCTGACAAATGTAAATGGCTGctgttcgtttgtgtgtgagtgaggtGCAAAACCCCCAGTGCAATTCTAGTTTGAGGCAGCAGCATTTAGAACACAAGATACTCAAGGAACGCTTATTAAGTCTATTCCCTGGTTTTGTAGATGcctaattcaaaaccaacacgGATCCATATCCTATCACATCAATCCCGTCAAACGCCACAATCAAAGAGGAGCGCCATTTTGTCCACCCACGCATTTTATCGTCCTTTTTCATTAAGATCCAGAATAATACCATTGTTCCAACCGTTTAAAGTTCATCTAATCAACCCAAGAACGTTGCATGAAGCTGGATTATGTATATTTGGAACTATTTATTTCCTATCTCACATGAAAACTCCCGATGTATTCCCGATACGACGGgaggaaagaaaggaagatGCATCCAAACATACACTACCAATAAAATGATGCTGATCCAAGGAAGAACTGGAAAGCAAAAGAAGCCGATACGTACACTTTTCTTCCGGCCGGCCGTTGCAAACTTCAGGTGGTCTTTTCACTGTGCCGgaagttttccgttttccagATATTTTGGTATTCTGTCGTAACCACACAGCATATCAGGATCTCGGGACTTTGGGCA
This sequence is a window from Anopheles marshallii chromosome X, idAnoMarsDA_429_01, whole genome shotgun sequence. Protein-coding genes within it:
- the LOC128708051 gene encoding probable 2-oxoglutarate dehydrogenase E1 component DHKTD1 homolog, mitochondrial codes for the protein MLGRLLLSRGYHSTKGVFGNRPRPTYRYEGVSAAVLDKRNSNSNVYRWVEAYRTHGHRIATIDPVKFHPSETGFNKLPELQYTRYGLTSGDRIDPTGLLNVPQQQALSMAELDQLLARMYCGTCSIELGFIESEEEREWLAGRYEQLFQQEPTVTERRDIAELMLKSQAFDQFLAIKFPTVKRYGGEGAESMMAFYWELFRCAGEADLRNIVIGMPHRGKLNVLTTLFGTRPAKIFKKFKGHPEFPADAQAMCDIASHFHTSTDVTVGGKTFHLNMLHNPSHLEAVNPVSMGKARAKQLALADGPYDVQGVDEYHRSKVLNVQVHGDAAFPGQGINQECLMMANVPHFEVEGTIHLIVNNQVGFTTPAERGRSTRYVSDLAKSIMAPIVHVNGDDPEALAGVTKIAVEYRQKFGKDFFIDLNCFRRWGHNELDDPTMTNPLLYKVIHARKSIPDVYADKLIAAGVFDQQDVDAISKSHQNYLTAELQAHEQYEPERSYFGKQWSGLQQPGDEVTVWNTGVDYRLLSHIGQESVKLPEGFNVHPHLQKIHIDARLKRLAEGQRIDWATAEAMAIGSLMYQGYNVRLSGEDVGRGTFSQRHAMLVDQQTNEIFIPLNAMAAGSPNTGRFELANSILSEEAVLGFEYGMAIDSPNNLVLWEAQFGDFFNGAQIIIDTFLVSGETKWMVCNGLVMLLPHGYDGAASEHSSCRMERFLQMTDSRETSPDGDAVNFQVINPSTPAQYFHALRRQMIRNFRKPLVVVAPKTLLRLSDCVSPHGDFAPGTHFQSVLADPEHGARIDPKRVRRVVLCSGKHYYTLQAERKSRQVSDVALVRLESLCPFPVQAIRDELAKYANAREFVWSQEEHRNMGAWTFVQPRFENMCERRIQYRGRPEAATVAVGVSQWHVKEAEEVIKTTLY
- the LOC128709305 gene encoding TBC domain-containing protein kinase-like protein, with the translated sequence MKVTNSSTERRTASEYQSGSIFRGCSVESGAVVPMAPSKLNYRISVLTFFAKAHPNDECCGTNGLPLTPNSIGIFGRAQLLKSDALRHENLCTYLDAIRGKHERTIIVQEYVGCPLSETFIGENNKQETLLRIGYQVLSALAHLNQCGLVCRNLDPSNVMVSRDFSVKLYNYGLYHMTCGGRYVSFPIGNVRYLAPEVLLGSRENVKSDVWSLGIVLAELALGCTLWESLKLSQIMRKVLSLVNTQNVFEKIAREHNRLEVYEAMDAGLRRIVEECLTISPRKRPLAKEALDDPVFDFVRLCSSPTADSSGLTLVEKHLSLSQIYYLWQLAGGDVQQELKKEGLIKSEAPILSLPNLVMLNGKSISPPKSQSFLHDNRIIFLNFNTLLERLSAIPEEDYLPLIYNTDAYLESPIFKTELPLVIRERDMIYQFHRIVLLNTLLQGYPYTHDLLRSFAAKDIPPLFRGQVWACLLGVVENGMYERLDKCSPTHTDRQIEVDIPRCHQYNELLSAPEGHAKLKRLLKAWVSAHPQYVYWQGLDSLTAPFLYLNFNNEERAFLSLYKFIPKYLHLFFLKDNSSIIKEYLVKFFQLIFFHEPALAKHLHGINFIPELYAIPWFLTMFSHVFPLHKIFHLWDKLILGDNSYPLFIGIAILKQLKSTLLKSGFNECILLFSDLPDIVIESCVNDSETMYQFTPKSITYRKYALHEEGPEEFDLNYTEDDLREVQAELHPRISVYDLIRLLRDRPASTAILDIRSSLDYRKVAIENSINIPFSSVSLKEPRLDALNVPRLEAYLRRQPVITIIVSVSHENAMLFAKFLVDSDVPYVAVLHRGFEAIYRTDDKLILQTFDYINTLAKHLTPIASFTE